In the genome of Cryptomeria japonica chromosome 8, Sugi_1.0, whole genome shotgun sequence, one region contains:
- the LOC131052714 gene encoding uncharacterized protein LOC131052714, whose product MGLRQSCANGEDLNAHLLKDPVSLSEDEECGISGKILYRATFDELENNYVNYDTVLWVLISLLLILAWGVGVLMLIYLPIRRYILRQDIHSRTLYVTSHALVYKVTRPAFLPCLGFTTIEKHVLLPLVTDVIIEQGCLQAIYGIHTIRVENLACGKATPVDEFQIQGVVNPGLFRKVILAEASKFGKEPEICGKTVSYILHDQDSAIADFSLENGQNVHRSQSSSMTVPYSAQNILTGAGSIGSSDTLLLHKLDEVERSVKRIEALVEHSLSSEALPRMSASLA is encoded by the exons ATGGGTTTGAGGCAAAGTTGTGCAAATGGTGAGGATTTAAATGCACACTTGCTGAAGGATCCTGTTTCTTTGTCTGAAGATGAAGAATGTGGTATTTCTGGGAAGATTTTATACAGGGCAACATTTGATGAGCTTGAAAACAATTATGTGAATTATGACACAGTTCTATGGGTCCTCATATCTTTGCTGTTGATATTGGCATGGGGAGTTGGAGTACTTATGCTTATTTACCTTCCCATCAGAAGATATATTTTACGACAGGACATCCACTCACGTACTCTTTATGTGACATCTCATGCACTAGTCTATAAG GTTACGAGACCCGCATTTCTACCTTGTTTAGGCTTCACTACGATCGAAAAACATGTACTTCTACCACTTGTCACAGATGTGATCATTGAACAAG GGTGTTTACAGGCTATTTATGGAATCCACACTATCAGAGTTGAGAATTTGGCCTGTGGAAAGGCCACACCTGTTGACGAATTCCAGATTCAAGGAGTTGTGAACCCTGGACTCTTTAGGAAG GTGATCTTAGCCGAAGCTTCAAAGTTTGGGAAGGAACCTGAGATTTGTGGCAAAACTGTGTCTTATATTCTTCATGACCAGGATAGTGCAATTGCTGACTTCTCTCTGGAAAATGGTCAAAACGTCCACAGATCACAGTCATCAAGCATGACG GTTCCTTATTCAGCTCAAAATATTCTGACGGGGGCTGGTTCAATAGGCTCCAGTGATACACTGTTGCTCCATAAACTTGATGAAGTTGAACGTTCAGTTAAG AGGATTGAGGCCTTGGTTGAACATTCACTATCTTCTGAGGCATTGCCACGGATGAGTGCATCATTGGCCTGA